GATGTTTGAAGAAACGGATCATTGGTACTTATTCAAATCCAAATACCCAGTTAGCAAGTTGGAAATTGACAGATATTTGTATAAAGAATGGTGGTACAGGATTCATCAAAGAAATATGTTCTAGAGAGTTTATGGATACAATGGAGAGTACCATCTTAAAATCTGAATTAGATGCAGAGGTCAAGGATTTAGTGACAAAACTTGTTTACGAATTATATCTtgcatttaaaaatgattcaCAGTTAAACTATGTTTCAAAAGTACACGATAAACTAAAGGCAAGAGGTATTCAATTTCCTGATAATTTGATGGATTCTAGAAGCGCTCTTAATCTTTTTGATTCTAAAACACCAGCTGATTGGATCGATTCGGATGCATGTATGATCTGTTCCAGGAAATTCTCTTTATTGAATAGAAGACATCATTGTAGATCATGTGGTGGTATATTTTGCCAGGATCATTCTTCAAACAATATCCAATTACCTGATTTAGGAATTCACGATCTGGTTAGAGTATGTGATAATTGTTACGATGAttatgatattaaaaattccGGAGGAAGCTCTAAACCAAGAATACACCACCATAAAAGTGACAAGAAcaaagaatattttgatgcagaagaagaacaattAAGAAAAGCAATTAAGTTATCACTTAAGGAAAATCACCAATCAAACCaatacaataataaaacagaACCAATTGTTCCTTATGTGAACCATGAAGATGCTCCTAAAGATACCATTAACactgaagaaattgataatgaCCCAGAATTGAAAGCTGCTATTGAAGCTAGTTTGAAGCAATCTGAAATTGACAAGGATAAAAGACTTCAATTGGAACAATATTCACAGCAGCAGCAGGAGCAACAACAGGGTACATATTACCGAAATCCAAACATTAACCAAGCATCTATTCAACAAAGTGCACCTTATAACAGTTATGAAATTTCCTCTGAAGAGGAGAACAACATTTACCTGTTTGCATCACTTGTTGAGAAACTGAAAAACAAACCTACAACAGAAGTTCTTGAAGATCAACAACTCCAAGCCCTATATCAAAAAGTTGTTCAATCAAGGCCAAGATTAAacaattctttaaatgataCTGTAACAAAGTATAACAcattaattgaaatgaaTGGTAAAATTTCCAatattatgaatatatatgatgAGTTATTGGAAAATCAACTAAATTCTATTAACGTAAGACAAACATATGCCGCACCTGTTGTGCCATCAGATCCTTACACGTATTATCAACAGCAAAGTGCTCAACCTCACCAAAGTAATACGCATTTACAGCAGCATCAAGTAGCAAATGAAATAGTGCAACCGACACAAGTTAAAGAGGAATCCACATTGAAAGCTCTTGGTAATCTTGTCATAGATAATCAAAAACCTAATAATGCTATCATATCTCCATACCCAATAGAAGAAAGTGAACCAGAGCCTGTAGTTACACATCTAAAAGTGGCAACTGAACCTCCTTATAGCGATAATGAACTTAAAATCGGTTCCTCCACTGAATTTGCACCGATAGATGGTTCTGCAGATTCACCACTAGCTGAAACCAGCAATAAGCAAACTGATAATATAACAGCATTTGATTTTCCAACCGTACCTGCAGTCAAAACTGCTTTAGTTACTCAGGAACCTCAAATTGTACAGGAAGAACCACAAGAGGAACTATTGTTAGAATTATAAGATGcttattatttgtatatatgtgCAGAAATATCGTGAGATAATTCGATATTTACTTAAAcaaaagtatatatatacgtaaatatattatctaaCGTAAAATATCAAGGTgtaatgatatattatttttataagttCCCTATAAAACAACTTCATCTGTTTGTAATCCACATTCCATACATCGTCTGCGTTGTAATGCATTCCCGTCT
The Tetrapisispora phaffii CBS 4417 chromosome 8, complete genome DNA segment above includes these coding regions:
- the VPS27 gene encoding ESCRT-0 subunit protein VPS27 (similar to Saccharomyces cerevisiae VPS27 (YNR006W); ancestral locus Anc_6.295) translates to MTGLVVYPNELDSLIEAATSSSIPNGDVDLHASLEISDIIRSKRIPHKDSMRCLKKRIIGTYSNPNTQLASWKLTDICIKNGGTGFIKEICSREFMDTMESTILKSELDAEVKDLVTKLVYELYLAFKNDSQLNYVSKVHDKLKARGIQFPDNLMDSRSALNLFDSKTPADWIDSDACMICSRKFSLLNRRHHCRSCGGIFCQDHSSNNIQLPDLGIHDLVRVCDNCYDDYDIKNSGGSSKPRIHHHKSDKNKEYFDAEEEQLRKAIKLSLKENHQSNQYNNKTEPIVPYVNHEDAPKDTINTEEIDNDPELKAAIEASLKQSEIDKDKRLQLEQYSQQQQEQQQGTYYRNPNINQASIQQSAPYNSYEISSEEENNIYLFASLVEKLKNKPTTEVLEDQQLQALYQKVVQSRPRLNNSLNDTVTKYNTLIEMNGKISNIMNIYDELLENQLNSINVRQTYAAPVVPSDPYTYYQQQSAQPHQSNTHLQQHQVANEIVQPTQVKEESTLKALGNLVIDNQKPNNAIISPYPIEESEPEPVVTHLKVATEPPYSDNELKIGSSTEFAPIDGSADSPLAETSNKQTDNITAFDFPTVPAVKTALVTQEPQIVQEEPQEELLLEL